In Suricata suricatta isolate VVHF042 chromosome X, meerkat_22Aug2017_6uvM2_HiC, whole genome shotgun sequence, the DNA window CCCCACGCAGTACttttttggaggtggggggagtgtAGTCTGAAATCTCCCCTAGAGAGGGCTGTGATCTGAGCCCCAGGAGGAAACAAAGCTTAatccatttttctttggaaatggcCGCTTAATATAACCAGGGATTTAAGTAAAGACTGTCAACAGCCAGCAGAGGAAAACAAGAATCCTTCTAACCCCCTATAAACCTACAAGAGGGCTTCCCTTAACTTTGCAGCCACACCATGTAGAAGCTTTCTTTTCACGTTTCCAAAGTCCCTCCCAACTTCCAGAGCAGTCGAACCTGCCAGGTGTATATAACTCTTTCTCCCCTGGCTTCTTTTCTGGGGAATGTTGCTAAAATGTTGCGGATAATTTCAGTTTTTGTCAAGTGCACCAGAGACATCCTTGATTTTAGATGCATCAGGGGATCTTTCTCTTTATAGGGAATACTtgatcaaatttaaaaagaaactctttGACTCGGTGAATAACCATAtgctaatttctcttttaaaagcaaCCAACCATTCAAATGTTTACAGGGTGTTACTCGATGCAGGGCACAAATTTATCCTTTGGGTCATactgtttgtttatatgtttatatatttagagtGCTCAAAATGGAGCCGCCCTCTGCCCTTCAGACTCTTCCCTTTTAGGGCAACAGGACGGCCCAGCACACACCCACTCCTATATTCCAGCACAGTCACACACCCCATCACACGAGGGCACCGCCACTTTAGGAAACTGACAAAAACCAACCCTCTCCTCACCAAAGGCGTCCCTACAGGATTCTGTTAAACAGTTAGTTGCACACAGGGGCCCCTCTTGCGCCATGTGAGGTTTCCTCCATCTGGAagcagaggggaggaaaaaaagatatttgaggTTCTTGAAGCTCAGGCAGTGTGAGAGCCGTGGGGGAAATTAGCTCTGAGAAGGTTAATTCTTCCCGGGAGGTTAAAGCTTTAATGACAAGCCATCTTTAATGGGATTATCATGAAAGCTCATATCTACAAATAAGATCAGGCTGAGGCCGAGGCCAGCTGCCTCCTCCGTGGAGTGGAGGTGGAGGGCGGGCACACAGGCGACATAGACAGAAAAAGGAAGCTGTTCAGAAAATATAAAGGCACTATAAATCCCTCCGCAATGAACTGTTACACCTCAAAATCTCTGAGGTTCCCAGGCGCAGGAGGCCCTGACGGCTACCCACCGCCGTGCCCGGTGCTGCTGCGGTTAGGGTAGCAGGCTCTGTGAGAGCAGTTCCCCCAGCGTCCAGCCTGGCATTTATTCAGTACCCACGGGTCACCCAGCTGTGGGCTCCGNNNNNNNNNNNNNNNNNNNNNNNNNNNNNNNNNNNNNNNNNNNNNNNNNNNNNNNNNNNNNNNNNNNNNNNNNNNNNNNNNNNNNNNNNNNNNNNNNNNNaaaaaaataaaaatacaacaaataaataaataaaatgactcgATCCTCCAGTGTCAGACTCAGCTCTGCCCTGAAAAGCCAGACAAAGTGAAGCGGGAGGCTGAAGCCACAGGACAGAGTTGTGACATAGGCAGTCCTAGGGGAAGAGTCCAAAGGCGTGAAggtgaaaataaaacttacaccTCTTCGGGAAGAATATTCGGTCAAAAATGGGTCAGAGAAGGAATATTTCCTCCcaatgaacagagagaaagaaaacgtgCTTCTTGTAACAACGGGTACCTGAATGGGGGAAGTGGAAATTCAAAGCATCTCCAAATATggaatcattttccatttttttaatttttaaaacatgcttaggggcgcctgggtggcttagtcggttaagcgtctggcttcggctcaggtcagatctcacggttcgtgggttcgagctccacgtcgggctctgtgctgacagctagctcagagcctggagcctgtttcagattctgtatctccctctctgtctgacccgcccctgctcacactgtctctctctgtctctcaaaaataaataaaaagcatttaaaaaattaaaaaaaaacatgtttaaacattttaaagcttatttattaattttaagagagagggtgagcagggaggggcagagagagacagagagagtggagagagagagagagagagagagagagagagagagagagagagaatcccaggcaggctccacacagccagtgcagaacccagcacggggctcgcactcacaaaccatgagatcacgacctgagcgtatatgctgagtcagacgcttaatcgactgagccacccaggcaccctgttttccatttcttttcggCTGGTGGGATGTGCCGCTGGAAGTTTCTTTTCACAAAGGGCATTGCATTTTGTGACCGTTCCAGGACGATCAGGATGAGGTGAACCAGAACTACTTGGCAGATGAAGAGGAAGAAGCTGAAGAGGAGGCTCGCGTGATGGTGGTACCCgatttggaggaggaggagaacgaGGAAGAAGGACAGGAGGCGGAAGAGGagatagaagaggaaaaggaggaggaagagggtcaGGGGCCGTCACCAGGCAATGTCTGGTGGCAGACATTGCAGACCGTAAGCGAATACCTGTGGGACCCGGAGAAAAGGATGTCTCTGGCCCGAACAGGTCAGAGTTGGAGTAAGTCCCAGTCGTCCCCATGCCCCAGTTGGGTGTCCTTTACGTTTGGCTTGGTGTCCAGGACTCCTTTACCGTACGTTGGATGGGCTTGTCTGCAAACTTCTCTTAGATTTCATGTAAAGGGCTCCGTGCCTAGGGACGTGCCTGGATGTGGGCAGATCCCATCGGAAAAAACTCCGAGTAGATAAACACACTGACTGGCCTGTGGAGCTGAAATCTGCTGGGCTCAACTTCATTTGTGATGCAGAGAGACAGTAAGGATGAGTTGAGAaggcacagattttttttttaaagtcccagctctgtcactctgTGTTACCTTGAGCTCACCATTTACCCTCTctgacctctgtttcctcacctgccaaatgaaggaaacaatctcCACATTGTCTCTCTCACCCGATCAGCTCGAGGCTCCAATGAGATGTTAAAATTGGAAAGTTGGAAGTGCAGTTGACCGttgaacaacacgggtttgaCCTGCGCGGGTCCACGcagggttggttttgtttttatttttgtgttttctgagaAGTACAGGTCAGCACTGTAAATGTAGTTTCCCTTcgttaagattttctttcctctagcttactttattagaAGAAGACAGTATATAACACAGGTAACATACAAAATAGGTGTTAATTGACTACCGATGTTATTAGTGAGGCGTCTGGTCAACATGAGACTCTTAGTATACTAGTAAAggttttggggggagtcaaaagccATACACAGATTTTCGACTGCATGGGGCTGCCGACCCTGAGCCCCACATTGTTCAACTCTACTGTGCAGGAGACCAGTTCTAGGATATGAGCCCCAGGTCCCTCCTGACTTGACCAAGGGTTTACTAGATCTCATCATTTCACTCAGTGATGTCAGAGAAGGAAAGCCAGGACGCCTGCCCTGGATCCCAGCCTGTGGGCGCCTCGTGCTCCCATGGTGTGTACACAGAGAAATCAGGTTTAAAGGGATTGTTTCCAGCGACTAAGGCTGAGCCCCCATCACGCTTGATCAATGGCAGAATTGTATCTCCTAGCATTTCATCTTTGTACCACACACTGCCACCACTTGCACCTCATAGCTTCCCCAGGCTCCTCTCCCAGGGCCCTACTCACCTCTTGAACTATGAATTCTGAGCCTTCTCTTCCGGAGATTTAGACTGGGGTAAAATTCACACTTGTCACACTCTCAGCACGGCCCAGAAACAGAGCTGCCGCTGGTTTGGAATTCAGTTAACCCACAGGAGGGGAGAAGAGCAAAATAGATGACGCTGTGAATGAAATAAGAGTCCCCTAGCGCCCAGGGTCATGCCTTCTAAAAGCCCCTCTGACTGagaattctctctcctcatttTACGTTTCTAATTCAGCTCAGTCCCGGTGAGTTGGCCAGCCATCCTTCCTGGAATCAGGAATGGCAAGTGTGGCGCTCTGAgccacacccacctcccttcacccctcctcagttcccagccccacccctgcccacccctcaaACTCTCAACTGGAACAAATGTGCCATTCAAGGAACATTCCAACCTTCTGGAAGCTGCAGACAAATGCTTGACACTGACTAGAAAGGGGGCACAGCTGTTTCTCCCTTGCCTAAAGAAGACTGGAAAAACAGGCCGTGGAATGCAAGTGTGATTCTGTGAGAGGGAGCCATGCTTTAACCCCTCAACAGCCAGCCTTTGGAACTTCACCAGATGAGCTGTTCCAAACTGCTCCTGTGGAGGATAACCCATAGGCCAAGAAAGAGTGATGAGGGACAAAGGTTCAAGTGCCCAGGGAAGACAATGGCAGTGGGGACTCTGCATGGCAGGCCATATTTAGGCCTCTGGACAGCAGGTCTGAGGAGAGTCTGGGAACTCAGGCTTCTGCTGTTGGGCTATGCCTGGGCCATGGACAGATGATGATGTTAATGCCCAGACCACCAAGAATATGCTTTGCTGTCCTCTGGCTTGAAAACTAGGTGCGCACTTGAGCATTTACTAACCCTACCCCAGCCTGCACATCAACATGACCAACATATTCACCCAGCCTATGATTATATTCTGGGTTTTTCCTTTGGTAGCTGTGCAAACTCTATTTTTAGGAACTATATGTTATTTTATTGGATACTGACAAGAACCATATGAGGTAgtaatattattatccccattttacagatgcagaaactgaggcttagagagggtaAGTAACTTATCTAAAGTCCCGCAGTCAATAAGTGGCAgcactgggattcaaacccaggtcagATGAGCACAGGGGTTCATTCTCTTGCTGCAACACCACACTGTCTTCGTGAACTGTAGTGATGAGAAAGGCCCTGATGGGTAGGGTCTCAGGACCTGATGGGATGTTTTGGCGGGAGGAGTAAAGAATCTGGATCATGGGAATCTACTATATCCAAGATATCCACGACTATGCAGGCTTGGGGAAAGCATTCAGGCAAGAACTCTGGATTACCTAGAGGAGTGGCCCAAGTAAAACTTCGACATCCACAGTAGAAAAAGTTGGAGGGACCAACGGGCTCTGATGGGTATGGTGCTTGGTTTTCCTTGgtggggaggggcgtgggggggtGGGAAGCTGTGTTAGATTAGCTTATGGCGGACTTCAGTACACAGATTACTGGGTAAGGCAAAAGGGACTCACAGTTATGCCACTCTCCCATCTACAGCTTCCGAGCCACACATCCTAGGCAAGACGTAAGCTACCTCCATGGGAACATACCTGTACTCTAATGCTTTCCCTtcattcatgagactgagtcttCTAGTCCTCCAGGACAGCTCCAGCCATTGGCCCACTCCCAGGATGGGCATGGTGGTTGAGGAATGGAGGTGAAGACACAGGGCTCATCCCATTAGGGTAGCCAATGGGCAGTAGCCCAGAATCACACAGGTGCCACCGTGTCCTCTCCAGGGACTCCAGCTGAATCTATGCACTTATGTCCCCATTCTGCTTTGGTTCATCTTATAAAAGTCAAAGTTCCATTTCCAGTTGGGTAAATAAGgatcttttttctccctccctctccactcccccctcgttttttgttttgttttggtttttttggccAATTTTATCTGTTCAtggtttgatttaaaaattaatatttgggtTCAGTTTTGGGTACAGCAAAGTTATGTGGTGTGTTCCAGTTTCTGGTTCATGATTCAGTTCAAATCTGTAGTTCCAACATCATGTCTCTGCTGTGTCACCTGTCACATGTGAGCAGAGCCAAATACCGTTGCCTGGGAGAACCCTGAGGAGACTTGAAAAGAGCTTCTCAGCTGCAGGCTCATGCTCATTCACCTCACTGGGGGCTGCCTGGACCGGGGGCAAACCTAATCCCAATAGTGCCCACAGAGGGCGGATTCACACAACTGTGCTTCTGCTCCTACAGcgataataatattaataataacaatggtGAGGGCTGCCATTTAAAGAGCACTGggtagggtcacctgggtggctcagtaggttaagtgtccgacttaggctcaggtcatgatctcatagtccatgggttcgagccccgtgtcaggctctgtgctgacagctcagagcctggagcctgcttcagattctgtgtccccccacctctctctgcccttcccccactcatgctctatctgtctctctctctctctcaaaaattaataaacattaaaaaaaataaagagcactgggtatccgccaggctctgtgctctgctaATTATATGCATCTTTCAATGCTAAGAAGTAACTACTGTTACTgtccttgttttacagatgaggaaattgaggccagGGGAGGTAAACAGCATCTTCAAGGCTAAACAGCTAGTAAATGGTCAGGTCAGGATAGGACGTAAGGAAAAGCAAAATTTCAGGTATTGTTAGGCATGTAGATCAGTCTATGAGGTTAAGTGCTAaacttattcccattttacctGTGAGGAGTCAGGGATACGGAGAgagtctgtccttccttcttctctcctcgTCCTTGTTCCTTTTGAAAAGCCAAGCCACTTAAACGTTTGCTAAAGATGAATAAGATTTGAAACAAGTAGGGTGAAGCCTCACTTTACCTTGATTAGAGGCAAGTCCAGTGGAAATTAATCAAAAGCTTGAATTATAAGCTATGTGAAAAGAAATGCTGTTTTCATCACTTGCAAATACATATAATCACTGGAACCAAGCTGCTAGGACTCTTCAGGGCACCTTCTTTAATGACTAGTGAAGAATGATTTGTACTAAGGACACCAGCCATTGCCCAGAGGACTCCCAGGCAATTTGCCCTTCATGGTACATTCAACTCCGCTCCCCTGTGATCTGGCTCATGGTCACCGTCTGCTCAGCAAGCCCTTCCATCGGAGATGCTGTAAAGGTACACTGAGATCAGACCTCTGACACAATTCTCACGAACTCCAAATTGGTGATATCTGAATAAGCCAAGGACATGCTGAATCTggggaatttgaaaaaaaaaaaaaaacagaaacacaaaaaacaaccaaaaaacaaaaataacagccACCTCAATGTGTTTGGGTTGATTCTGACTCACGAGCTCGGGTGAGGAGGCGGGGTCTGTTGGCAAACACTGACCACTCTCCTCTCTGATTGTTCTGCAGGCCTGATCTTAGTCATTTACTTCTTCTTCTATGCCTCCCTGGCCGCTGTGATCACCCTGTGCATGTACACATTATTTCTGACCATCAGTCCTTACATGCCAACCTTCACTGAGAGAGTGAAGCCTCCTGGTGAGTGCCCAAGTGCCCTGTGCTGTCAGAACTTGCTGGACAGAAACCTGCCTCCACACCATGCTCAGCCTCAATTAGCTTTGTCTCTTCCCAGTAATGACTTAGGGATTCAATTATTCAGAGTAAAAGTAAAATGGTATTTGGCAAATTACggtcctttttattttgattgccTGGTGGGGGCGGGTAAAGGTTTCATGGgaatcaatacaaaaaaaaattatcccaaGAATAAGTTAATATATCCAAGACCTGTTTTCATTGCCAGGAGTTATGATCAGACCCTTCGCCCATAGCCTTAACTTCAACTTCAACGTTTCCGAACCTGACACCTGGCAGCATTATGTCATTAGCCTAAATGGCTTTCTCCAGGGTAAGTAAGTTCTTCTGAAGGGGGGAAATCTCTTTGGAAagatgatgggggtggggattcacacttgatcttagccaaaaggccgagaagcgatgcgGGTGGGGATTCAAAATTCACAGTTCACCAGAAATCCCACATTAAGAAACCGCAGCCCATGCTGGTTTTTCCTTACCTTGCATCCCCCTCAGCAACCGCACATACAGTCAAAACTGCTCTCCTTTGGGATTGTATATTGCCTTGAAAGCATATAAGCCAACTCTCTGGCACTCTGCTAAGTTCAATGGGGCAGagaccttgttttcttttcctgaacatTCTAGGGCACCTAGAGGTGGGGTAGTGTTGAGAAAAGAAGGGTGTTTTCCAAAATGGGAAGATTCCTGCCCCCTCTACTTTCTCAAGGGAAGGGAATTCATTTCTTGGAGGAGGGCCATCCTGAAGGAAGAGAGCAAGGGTCTTCATTTAATAGCATCCCAACAGGGAGTTAGAGGAAGAATCTCTCTGGCTGACAGTCACTCCAGCATTTGGATAGCAAGTGTTTTCAAGATGCCTATCTATATAGCATCATCAGATTCACTTTTGGAGACAAATGAGTGGTTTTTTGGAGAAGCCCTTCCAAAGAGTGAAATCTGAGGTAGCAGTTTGGTGAAGGTTCAACACAGAACACACAGGCTGTTATTGACCAGCTCCTCGGTGGGTTTACCTTGCTGCACCAATTATTTGTGGCAAAAAGCCAGTTAGATCGGTCTGGTTGTCCTTTCCTGGCCAAAGGGGGTAGGGCTAGGGAGTGGTAGAATGCGCACTGAATGAGGAGAAAAACAATCTCTTACGTGGTGGGAAGTGTTATGTAAATGCATAAATTTTGTCATTTAACCTTAATTCTGCATAGCAGAATCTAGAGTCTCCAGTTTACGAAAGGGGAAGtaaaggggggcctgggtggctcagtgggttaagtgtccaactttggctaaggtcatgatcttgcagtctggtctgtgagttcgagacccgtgttgggctctatactgataactcagagcctgaagccttgtctggattctgtgtctccctctctctctctctgcccctcccccattctctctctctctctctatctctctctttctgaaaaaaaaaataaacattaaaaaattttgttaaaaagcaaGGGGAAGTAATGTGATAAAAAGTCTGCCGGCAGCTGAACCCGTGTTTAAACCCGAATCCATGGTTTTGATccccttgctactcaaagtgtggtccaagACCCAGCAGCATCGGCGTCACTGGGGGGTCTCCCACAGAGCCATGCTCTCACCCCAGACCTGTTGGATCAGGAGCCTCACTTGAACAAGATCCACAGGTGATCTGTATGAACTTTAAAGCTTGAGAAATACTGCTTTTTGTAATTCTTTGCTGCTACCCCATGAGCAGGAGTTAGAAACTCAGTTTTGTATCTATCAGTCATGCTCAGTGTCATTTTGTGTAAGTCTGAGTTTCAGATCCGGCACTTGTAAAACAAGGGGGGCTGGGCCCTCTGAGTCCGTGTAGTTcctttttgatattaaaaaaaaatgttttgggcaTCTTAGTCAATGcaatatcttcttttctttcaaaatgcctGTGGGATATTGCAAGCGTGTTGCCAGAGTCTGTACTGAAGAAATCCCCCCCAGAAACTAGTAGATGGAGAAATACCAGTTCTGATCTGATGACAGAGGTAGAGAACATTAGGGAAAGCATTGGGTTTTTTTAGTTCCTAAGTGTAGATAACATGCCCTACTTAAAAGGGACACATCTCTGAAATAGACATCCCAGAGTATCAATTTCATTCCCAGGAGGACTAGGATTTTGCAATAAGGGTCATGCCCatgtcacattatttttaatggaactACCTCAAGAGAAACAATGAGCATGTGATTAGAGCTTTTATTTAGAAACTTATTGTTTGAGCATAGTTCttgttctaaaaaaaaagattaaaacaaaaccttGAGTGGAATGTAGCTttgtcaaaggaaaaataaaggcttAACCATAAttggaatagatttttaaattcccagtTGCTCCTTAATAATATTAAACCCAAGTCACAACCTGTCCAGATAAAAACCCAACAGGACATTTGGAGTTTTACCACTGGTAGATCATAGGCGCATAATCTCCTCTGAAAAACGAAGCTACTGAAGggtgggctgggtggctcagtcggttaagcatctgaatttggctcaggtcatgatctcatagttttgggggtcaagccctgcatcaggctctgcactggctgtgtggaccctgcttgggattctctcttcccctctctctctgccccctcttctacctgcactttctctctctctcaaaaataaaaaataaatcttaaaaaaaaaacactaagctACTGGGAACATGAGTGTTTTGAGGCTGGGTCTAACAGGACTAACGGGACTTGGTCATTTAACACCAAACTGGAAATAATGCAGTAATTTCCAAAGCCCAGTTCCATGGCATCTGGTAGGCCAAAGAGTGAGCTCACAGACAGCCCCTTTTAGCTCCCTCCCTGATGTGTATGCCTTGCGCACATGTTAATGTTCCATGCAATGTAACGGGACATGAACTCTGAGTGCCTCAGGTctactgggtgcctcagtagacAAGATCTTACCCTCTCAGTGGAGGCACTATGGTTGTTGTTGgtccctgtctttctttttcttttctgaaagtttatttactgtgagagagtgtgtgctatgctaggggtggagagaggagagagagggagagacagaatcccaaggaggcccctctgtcagtgcagaacacCATGgggactctaactcatgaactgagatcaagagtccaatgttggggcacctgggtgtctcagacggttaagcgtctgaccttggctcaggtcatgatctcatggttcgtgaattggagcctcgagtcgggctctgtgctgacagctcagagcctggagcctgcttcagattctgtgtctccctctctctctgacccttccctgttcgtgctctgtctctctctcaaaatttaataaacattaaaaaatttttaaaaagaatctgatgcttaaccgactgagccatccaggtgcccctggtttctGTCTTGCACCCTAAGCTTCTATTTTGCAGTGCTAACTTGTCTCTGTGAAGGATGAGAGGCTGGTtttatctcctcttcttcctccctctcttcttcctcctctcccttcctcctgtcccACAACACACATGTCTCATTCTCTTGCATTAGGTGCCTGTCATGGACCTCAAAGGGAGATGTTCCCCAGACTGAACTTAAAGAGATTTAATCCAAGAGCTTCGCTCCCTTATATAAACCATGCCATGCCATGATTCAGCCCCTCTTCCAAGATCTGTCCACTGTGTGCCTATTCCTCTTCCAGAAGTAGAAGAGGCTGCCCTCTAAGCTTACAATTTGCCATAgctgaaaagaaataatggagaaTAGAGAGAAGTTAGAAGGTGACCAACACATGACTCAGCGGTAGATATTCCAAAGTGCTGAGGCAATGAGAAGCCGTCAGAGTGGGCTGAGGGGACTAGCCCGAAAGGCTTCCCGGAGACATGTTGTTGATGAAAGTCCCCAGGGAATGGATGCCTGGTCACAGAGCCTGGGCCTGACTGACTGGCCGTTCAGAGGCACACCAGCAAGCTGAAGAAAGGAACCGAGGGGAGGACTACTGGAAGCATGGTCTTACCCTGTAGCACCTGTCTAATGTGACCCTTTGCCACCCACACACGTGCTTTAGGTTACAATGACAGTCTTCAGGAGGAAATGAATGTGGATTGTCCCCCGGGGCAGTACTTCATCCAGGATGGAGACGAGGATGAAGACAAGAAGGCCTGCCAGTTTAAGCGCTCCTTCCTGAAGAACTGCTCTGGCTTAGAGGACCCTACTTTTGGCTACTCTACTGGACAGCCCTGCATCCTTCTGAAAATGAACCGGGTATACTGGCCCTTGGTATTCCAGCGGGGATAAGTGGATGAGCTGGGTAGGAGGACTCTGGCCACTCCATTTCTCTCGGGCTCTGTCTTCACACACTGCAAGTTTGGCCATTTTTACTGACAGCATCAATAATACAAACAACCGGACCATCCTATGAAGCAATAATAGCTTTTTCTCCCTGAACACTTCCTATTTCCACTCATCTCCCCCACCCCGAACCTGCTCTTTGATGCCCTGTATCAGTAGTAATAAGCTCCTGAGCTGTTTAGAACAGGGGACTGACATGCTGTGCGGGGACAATTCTTATATCATAAGAAATgcattttcctcctctcctgccaAGCTTTTGGTGGGGCAGAGCCTTACCCAGACACACCCCTCTTAAAACCAGAAAGTTCTTTACACCTTCAGGATTATCTTGCTTGCAGTTACCATCATATGAACATCAGTCACAAACAAGTAGGGGCAAGCCGAGCTGCGCAGCTCTGAagatattttgcattctttgCTTTCTGTAACATTCCTGAGAGGGCAAAATAGACGAACTTTATGCCTAAGGAAGGGATGGCTTAAGAGCAATTAAGAAAAGCCccttttttattgtcaaatctgctttgggtttttttttatgtatattaaaaaaacaatgctgGTTTTTCTTTTGATAGATTGTAGGATTCCGTCCTGAGCTTGGAGATCCTGTGAAGGTTTCCTGCAAAGTTCaggtaaaatgcttttttttaaaagtttatttattcattttgggagagagagagcatatgtgagacaagggcagcgagagagggagagagagaatcccaagcaggctctgcact includes these proteins:
- the ATP1B4 gene encoding protein ATP1B4 isoform X1, translating into MRRQLRSRRAPASPYGYRYRLDDQDEVNQNYLADEEEEAEEEARVMVVPDLEEEENEEEGQEAEEEIEEEKEEEEGQGPSPGNVWWQTLQTVSEYLWDPEKRMSLARTGQSWSLILVIYFFFYASLAAVITLCMYTLFLTISPYMPTFTERVKPPGVMIRPFAHSLNFNFNVSEPDTWQHYVISLNGFLQGYNDSLQEEMNVDCPPGQYFIQDGDEDEDKKACQFKRSFLKNCSGLEDPTFGYSTGQPCILLKMNRIVGFRPELGDPVKVSCKVQRGDENDIRSINYYPESASFDLRYYPYYGKLTHVNYTSPLVAMHFTDVVKNQAVPVQCQLKGKGIINDVINDRFVGRVIFTLNIET
- the ATP1B4 gene encoding protein ATP1B4 isoform X2 — protein: MRRQLRSRRAPASPYGYRYRLDDQDEVNQNYLADEEEEAEEEARVMVVPDLEEEENEEEGQEAEEEIEEEKEEEEGQGPSPGNVWWQTLQTVSEYLWDPEKRMSLARTGLILVIYFFFYASLAAVITLCMYTLFLTISPYMPTFTERVKPPGVMIRPFAHSLNFNFNVSEPDTWQHYVISLNGFLQGYNDSLQEEMNVDCPPGQYFIQDGDEDEDKKACQFKRSFLKNCSGLEDPTFGYSTGQPCILLKMNRIVGFRPELGDPVKVSCKVQRGDENDIRSINYYPESASFDLRYYPYYGKLTHVNYTSPLVAMHFTDVVKNQAVPVQCQLKGKGIINDVINDRFVGRVIFTLNIET